The Procambarus clarkii isolate CNS0578487 chromosome 46, FALCON_Pclarkii_2.0, whole genome shotgun sequence genome includes a region encoding these proteins:
- the LOC123770598 gene encoding uncharacterized protein, with the protein MGAEPPVPATNGAEPPVPATNGAEPPVPATNGAEPPVPATNGTEPPVPATNGAEPPVPATNGAEPPVPATNGTEPLVPATNGAEPPVPATNGTEPPVPATNGAEPPVPATNGAEPPVPATNGAEPPVPATNGAEPPVPATNGAEPPVPATNGAEPPVPATNGAEPLVPATNGRASGCSNQWGLH; encoded by the coding sequence ATGGGGGCAGAGCCTCCGGTTCCAGCAACCAATGGGGCAGAGCCTCCGGTTCCAGCAACCAATGGGGCAGAGCCTCCGGTTCCAGCAACCAATGGGGCAGAGCCTCCGGTTCCAGCAACCAATGGGACAGAGCCTCCGGTTCCAGCAACCAATGGGGCAGAGCCTCCGGTTCCAGCAACCAATGGGGCAGAGCCTCCGGTTCCAGCAACCAATGGGACAGAGCCTCTGGTTCCAGCAACCAATGGGGCAGAGCCTCCGGTTCCAGCAACCAATGGGACAGAGCCTCCGGTTCCAGCAACCAATGGGGCAGAGCCTCCGGTTCCAGCAACCAATGGGGCAGAGCCTCCGGTTCCAGCAACCAATGGGGCAGAGCCTCCGGTTCCAGCAACCAATGGGGCAGAGCCTCCGGTTCCAGCAACCAATGGGGCAGAGCCTCCGGTTCCAGCAACCAATGGGGCAGAGCCTCCGGTTCCAGCAACCAATGGGGCAGAGCCTCTGGTTCCAGCAACCAATGGGAGAGCCTCTGGTTGCAGCAACCAATGGGGGTTGCACTGA